The DNA window ATGTGATTTCGGTGCAGCAGGTACTGCAGCAGCAGGGGCGCAATCCGGCCTGCTGGTTGGCCAGCCGGTTGCGCTACAGCTGCGATTTCGTCACCGCTGACCCGCCGAGCCAGCCGGTCCGGCACGGCAACGCGATGCTCAGCCGGCTGCCGGTCAGCGAGGACGGGGTCACCCTGCTGCATCCGCCGGGCACCTTCAGCGCCGCCGGCATGATGCGCCTGCGGCTGGGCGACAACGACGTCAACGTCTACATCGCGCGCCTGCGCCCGGATCCCGACGAGGTCAATGCCCGGCAACATCAGACCAGCGACCTGATGACCTGGATCGGCGCCACGGCCGAGGGCATGCCGAGCCTGATCGCCGGAGATTTCTCCGCCAGCACCGTCGAGCTGGTGCGCAGCACGCCCGGCTTCCAGCCGGCTCGGCGCAATCCTGGCGCACCGACGGCCAGCGGCGGTGGTGCCAGTGGCCATGGGCTGGATGTGCTGTTCCAGGTCAAGCACTTCGGCGGCATCCGCCAACAGGCGATCCTGCTGCCCGCCGATGGCGACCTGCCCGGGCTGCGCCTGGGTGTGATGGCGACGCTGCGGCTGCAGGACGTGCCCGCCACCACCGAATGAGCGCGCCGCTGCGCTCGCCGGGCACGGCCCGGCGCTACCCCCGTTTCCGGTAGCGCCGGGCCATGCCCGGCGGGTGCGGTCACAGACAAACAAAAAGGCCGGGGTCTCCCCCGGCCTTTTCGCGTTCACGCAGGCACTGAGATCAGGCGATCGCTTCCTGGTAACGACGCTCGACTTCATTCCAGTCGATGACGTTGAAGAACGCGCCGATGTATTCCGGACGGCGGTTCTGATACTTCAGGTAGTACGCGTGTTCCCACACGTCCAGACCGAGGATCGGGGTGTTGCCTTCCATCAACGGGCTGTCCTGGTTGCCGCTGCTTTCGACCACGACCTTCTTGTCCGGGGTCACGCTCAGCCACGCCCAGCCACTGCCGAAACGGGTCAGCGCGGCCTTGGTGAAGGCATCCTTGAACTTGTCGAAACCGCCCAGGTCCTTGTCGATCGCCTTGGCCACATCACCGACCGGGTTGCCGCCGGCGTTCGGGGCCATCACGGTCCAGAACAGCGAGTGGTTGGCGTGACCGCCACCGTTGTTGCGCACCGGACCCTGCAGGTTCTCCGGCAGCGACTTCAGCTTCTTCACCAGTTCTTCGACCGGCAGGTCGGCGTACTCGGTGCCTTCCAGCGCAGCGTTGACGTTGTTGATGTAGGTCTGGTGATGCTTGGTGTGATGGATTTCCATCGTCGCCGCATCGATATGCGGTTCCAGCGCGTCGTAGGCGTAGGGCAGCTTGGGCAGGGTGTAGGCCATGATGCATCTCCTGATAGCGAGGGCACCCGACGGCATCGTCGGGCGTTGCGCGGTGAATGATGGGGACAGACCGCAAGATTACCAAGGGGGATGTAAAGGAAATTGCGTCCTGCAGGTGAGCATGCCGGCAATTGTTACGCAGCAGTGACGCAGCGCGTGCCCTCATGCAGGGTGCAGCGCGCAGGCGCTACAGTGGGCGCACCACCCTCGCCCGCCACTGCCCATGCGCAACCCCCGGCTGTTGATCACCGCCATCGCCCTGCTGCTGCTCGGCCTGGTCGTCAATCATTTCCTGCAGCGGCCGCCGCCGCCGCAGTTCGCGCCTGACCTGCAGAGCACGCCGGCCGCCAGTGCACCCGCGGTGCGCAGCAACGGCACTGACAGCGGCCTGCCCGCCTTCCTGCCGGCCGAAGCCCGCCAGACCATCGCGCTGATCCAGCGCGGCGGCCCGTTCCCGCATCGCCAGGACGGCAGCACCTTCGGCAACCGCGAACAACAACTGCCACAGCGTCCGCGCGGTTACTACCGCGAGTACACCGTCGACACGCCTGGCGCGGGCAACCGCGGTGCGCGGCGCATCGTCACCGGTGGCAACCCGCCCGATGCCTGGTACTACACCGATGACCACTACGAATCGTTCCGCAGCTTCACCGTACCGGCCTCAGGAGAACGTCCATGAGCCACGATGATTTCGGCCTCGGCCTGCATGACATCAACAATGCCGGCGTCTACGCGATCGACACCTCGGATATCAGCGCGCTGTCGGCAGCGATGCGCGATGCCGACCTGAAGGTGATCCGGATCGACCTGGATGGCGTGAGCGACAAGCGCACCCTGCTGGCACGGCTGGCCGCCCAGCTTGATTTCCCTGCCGGCTTCGGCGGCAACTGGGATGCACTGGCTGACAACCTGCGCGACCTGCAATGGCTACCGGCCAACGGGTACGCGCTGTTCCTGGCCGATGTCGATGCCCTGCGCGCCGGCGCCGGTGCAGGCAAGGAGTTCGACACGCTGCTGGACATCCTTGATGAAGCCAGCCGTGACTGGGTGGGCCGCGACGTCCCGTTCTGGGTATTCCTGTCGCAGAGCGCGTGACCTGGTAGAGGCCGACCTTGGTCGGCATGCACGCGCAAGCGCATGGATCATCCACGCATGGCGTGGATCTACCCGGTGCAGCTGGATGCTCAATAGATCCACGCCATGCGTGGATGCGGCACCCTACCGGCTGCCGTTATCTTCCTGCAGCTCTTTCTTGAACGGGATATCCGGCGGCGGACGCGCCACCGCCGGCTGGTCCTGCATGTTCGGATCGGTGAGGCCGCAGCCGCCACCGGCCTGCAGGATCGAGATCACGCAGGAAATCTTCGTGCTGGTGCCCGGCAACGGAATCTCCATCGCCTTGACGCCCTTGCGCACCCATTCGGCAAGCAGCGATTCCTGCGGCACCCAGTACTTATCGAACGAGGTGGGCGTGTAGTCGTACGGCGGCCGCTTCAACCATTTGCCGGACTCGGCGATGCGTTCCTTGCTCCAGCCGTCGTTGGCTCCACCAGGTGCGCCACGCTCGGCCTTGCCAGCGCCGTCCTGGCCGGCCACGCGCACGCTGCCGTCGGCATTGAACAGACCTTCCCCCTTGCCGGCGCTGGCCTGCGCGGCGCCCTGATTGGCACCATCGCGATTGCGGCTGGAAGCGCCCCAGTCGTCCCCGCGTGCAGGTGTCGCCCAGTTGCCCGGGGTCGGCGCCGGGCGTGCACCCGCCTGCGCGGGGGCAGTACTGGTCGCCGCAGGACGCGCCGCGCTGGCGCTGTTCTGGGCTGCGCTGCCTGCGGGTGCCGGCGTAGGCGTGGTCGCACTGCCGGCCGAGGTCGACGCAGCCGGTAGCGGAGCGGCTGCAACCTCGCGTTCGCGCACCTGCACTTCGCGCCCGGCAGGCGCACGCACGGTGGGCTCGCGCCCTGCGACGGCGGCCATGCGCACCTGCGGATCGGTCATGGCCTGCACTTCGCGTTCGCGCACCTGCACCTCACGCTGCGGCACGCGCACCTGGATGTCGGTGGTGCGCATCGGCTGCGGCGCCACCGGCGCTTCAACCGTGCTGATTTCGCGCTCCTGCACCTGTACATCGCGCACCCGCGGCGCCTGCACTGCCACCTCGGGCGTGCGCACTGGCGTTGGTGTCGGCGCAGCCTGCACCGGCTGCACGCTGCGCTCGCGCACGGTCGGGACGGTGTCTCGCGGAACGATGCTGACTTCGGTTCGCGGCGGCGCCATCGGCGGCACCACGAAATCGCTGGTGGCCTGCGCCACTTCGGTGGCCTGCACCGGTGAGGGCGGTGGTGCGGCCACCGGCGCCGGCTCAACCTCGGGCGGCGGCGGCACGCTGGCAGTCGGTGCCGTGGCAGCGGCAGCGGAAGACGGCGCAGGCGACGCCGGTTGCGGGCGCGGTGCAGTTGCGCCCCCCGCGTCCTGGCCTGCGGCTACGGCACCGGCTGCTGCAGCAGCAGCCGCCTCGGCTCCGGCCTGGTCGCCGCCGCCTTCCTGCGCAGCACGGCCGACGAATTCAATCTGCACGCGCTCACCCTCGCTGCCCTGCTCGTCCGGCGAAGACGTGCGGATCACCGCTACCCACAGCAGCAACAGGAAGAACAACAGATGCAGCAGCGCGCTGAGCAGCGCCGAGGTCCAGCGCAACCAACGCTGGTCGCGAGGCGCCGGATCCCAGTCCTGCCAGAACAGGCGGCGCAGGGACGCCCATGGTCCCAGCGCCGGCAATTGCCCCGGGGGGCCTGGCAGCGGTCGCGGCAGCAGCACCGCGATCACTTCGCGCGCGTGCAACGGACGTGGCAGCGGCGTCAGCGTCCGCAGCCAGATCGCCCAGCCGTACGGCAGGCCGGTGTTCTTCTCGAGGATGGGCGGTCGCTGCTGGCGCGCCAGCAGCAGGTCGATGAGTTGCTCGGCTCTGGGCAGAGGCACGCGTTGGCGATCAGGCGGCGTTGCCGCGCGGAATATACGGGGCGTGGCCGCTGTCGTGATCGGTGGCGTCACGCACGGCGGTCACTCCAGGCACACGGCCCATCAGGGTCTTCTCGATGCCCTGCTTGAGGGTGACGTCGGCCATGCCGCAACCCTGGCAGCCACCGCCGAAGCGCAGCAGCACCACGCCTTCGGCCGAGACTTCCTGCACGGCCACCTTGCCGCCATGCGAGGCGAGCTGCGGATTGACTTCGTTCTCCACCACCCAATGCACACGTTCGACCAGCGAGGCGGCATCGCCGGGCGCTTCGCCCTTGATCCGCGGCGCTTTGATCGTCAGCTGCTGGGTGCCGGCCGTACCGGGCACGATGTCGATCTCCGCGCCGTCGAGCCAGCCAACGCTGGTGGCGTCGACATAGAGCGTGAAGCCATCACAGTCCACCGCCCACTCGTCGCCGAGCAGGTCGGTCGGCTCGGCGAACTCCAGCCGGGCGTCGGCACGCGGGGTTCCGGGTTCGACCGCACTCAAGCGCACGCCCATGCCGGGCACGCCCTCGCGTTCGATCAGCTTGCGGAAATGGGTCTGGGCAGTGTCGGAGATCTGGATCATCAGGCTATTCTAGCCAAGTAAGCGTCAGCCGCTCATTCGTTTTATACACCGGCCGGCGCATTGTTCAGTCAACACGAGGTGGAGGAACCCATGGCCGACCTGATTCCGCTGGCGCAGGCCCATTGCGTGCCGCGCAAAGGCAGCGACCACAAGCTGGGCGAGGCCCGCCTGGCCGAACTGTTGCCGCAGGTTCCCGGCTGGGAGCTGGCCGAGGCCGGCCAGGCGCTGGTGCGCACGTTCCGCTTCAAGGATTACTACGCCACCATGGCCTTCGTGAACGCGCTGGCCTGGATCGCCCACGGCGAGGACCATCACCCGGACCTCGGCGTCCACTACGACCGTGCCGTCGTCCGCTACTCCACCCACGACGTGGGCGGCCTGAGCGAGAACGACTTCATCTGCGCAGCGAAGACTTCGGCCCTGACGGAGCAACTGAAATGAACGTGCGATTGCTGAGCCTGTCCCTGCTTGCCGCGACCAGCCTGGCCGGCTGCGGCACCTCCGAGCCGCCGGCAGCGCCGGCTGCGGCCCCCACCGAAGTGGCTGCGGTGAAGACCCCGCCGCCGCAATACCCGCTTGAACTGGCCTGCACCGGCGTGGGCGGCACCAGCACCTTCAAGGTGGTGATCGGCACCGACGGCAAGCCCAGCGAGGTCACCCTGCTGACCGGCGCGGGCAACCCGCAGCTGGACGATCTGGCCAAGACCGCCGTGCAGGGCTGGCAGTTCAAGGCCGCCACCCGCAATGGCGAGGCCGTGCCGGCCACGATCCAGGTGCCGGTCAGCTTCAACCCGCCGCAGCCGAAGCCGGACCAGTGCTTCGCCATCGAAGAAAGCCTGCGCCGCGGCGGCTGATCGCCTGCCGCTGACGAGGCCAGCCGACGCCCGCCTCGCCTTTGCCGCCCCGGCCCTTGCCGGGGCGATTGCTTGATGACAAGGAACGCGTCGGAACATGCTGCAGATTCCCCCCGAAAACATCTGGATCGCCCTGGCGGTCACCCTCGCTGCGGGCCTTGCCACCGCCATCGGCAGCCTGCTGGTGCTGTTCTCGCGCCGCCCCAACCCGCGCCTGCTGGCCTTCGGCCTGGCCTTTGCCGGCGGCGCGATGGTGTATGTCTCGCTGTCGGAGATCCTCAACAAATCCATCGCCTCGTTCGCGCTGGCCTATGGTGAGCGCACCGGCTTCACCTACGGCACCCTCGCCTTCCTGCTGGGCGTAGTGGTGATCGTGTTGATCGACCACTTCATTCCCAACCCGCATGACAGCCTGGACAAGCAAGACCCGGCGTTCCGCGAGAACAGCCGCGAATACCTGAAGCGGGTCGCCCTGCTGACTTCGGTGGCGATCACCGCGCACAACTTTCCGGAGGGGCTGGCGACGTTCTTCGCGACGCTGGAGAGCCCGTCGGTGGGCATGCCGCTGGCCTTCGCCATTGCCATCCACAACATTCCCGAGGGCATCGCCATTGCGGTGCCGGTGTACTTCGCCACGCAGAACAAGTTCTACGCGTTCGCCGCCAGCCTGTTGTCAGGCCTGGCCGAACCGGTCGGCGCAGCGATCGGCTATGTACTGCTGTCCGGCTCCCTGTCCCACGCCACATTCGGCTGGGTGTTCGGCCTGATCGCGGGGGTGATGGTGTTCCTGGCGCTGGACGAGCTGCTGCCGGCGGCGAAGCGCTACGCCAAAGGGCACGAGACCGTGTACGGGCTGGTGGCGGGCATGGGTACGCTGGCGATCAGCCTGGTGCTGTTCAAGTGGTGAAGGGTGTCCGGCCAACGGGCTGAGCCCCCTCGCGGCTGGCGCATTCCACAGTATCGAGAGGTCACGGGCGGGGTCGATTCGCGGGGGACGCCGTAAACCCTTCCCTGGGGGCTTGGCCGCGGCATCCATGCCGCGGACACCCCCGCGAACCGACCCCGCCCGCGCCCCGTCATTTTTCCGTGCGTGCCAGCCGCGCAATGAAAGAATGAAAAGCGAAGCCCGCGCTGCGCGCGTGAGTCGAGCATGGCTCGACTCTACCCGGGCCGCCGCGCGGACCGGGTCTGCTTTTCTTTTGATGTTCCGTGGCTGGCACGCGCGCGATCTGTCTGGCGCTGGGTGGGGTGGGCTTGCGGGGGTATCCGCGCCATGGATGGCGCGGCTAAGCCTACAGGGACGTACTTGCGGCGTCCCCCGCAGGCCCACCCCGCCCAGAGCTCCCCGGCAATCCGTCACAGTGCCAGCCACGAGGGGGCTGCGCCCGTTGGCCGGTCAGCCCCGCAGGGGCTACTTCAGCCTGTCCAGCGCCTCGACCAGCTCATCCGCCAGCGGCGCACTCAGCACATATGGGCTCTTGCCGTCGTCCAGCGCGAACTCCAGTGACGCAGCATGCAGGAACAGGCGCTTCAGCCCGATCTGCTCACGAAGCCGCTTGTTGACTGCAGGATCGCCGTATTTGTCGTCTCCGGCCACAGGATGTCCCAGATGCTGGGCATGCACACGGATCTGGTGAGTGCGGCCGGTTTCGATGCGTACTTCGCAGTAGGAATGGCCACCCTTGCGCTCCAGCACCCGGAAATGGCTGATGGATTCCTTGCCGATCGCATTGACCTGCACATGGCGCTCGCCGCCCTGGCGCAGGCCTACGTGCAATGGCGCATCGACCGTCATCACACCATCCGGCATGCGCCCGGCAAGCAGGGTCAGGTAGCGCTTGCGGATGCCGGAGCCGTGGTCTTCACGCAGCAGCGCCTGCAGCTCGCTCAGCGCCGAACGCTTCTTGGCCACGATCAACAGGCCCGAGGTGTCACGGTCCAGCCGGTGGACCAGCTCCAGGGTCTGCCCGGGGCGCAGGGCGCGCAGGGTCTCGATGGCGCCGAAGCTGATGCCGCTGCCGCCATGGCTGGCGACGCCGGTCGGCTTGTTCAGCGCCAGCAGGCGGGCGTCTTCGAAAACGATGGCCTGCTCCAGCCGACGCATGAACGCCTCGGGTGGACCCGCCTTGTCTCCCTCTTCAGTGAGACGAACGGGCGGTATCCGCACTTCGTCGCCAGCCTCCAGCTTGCGCTCGGCCTTGGCGCGGCCGCCATTGACGCGCACCTGGCCGCTGCGGACCAGCTTGTAGACAAGGCTGCGCGGGGCACCCTTGAGCTGGCCGAGCAGGAAATTGTCCAGGCGCTGGCCGGCACGGTCGGCCGGAACGGTGATCATGCGCACGGAAGGCTTGTCGCCGGCCGGCTTGGTAGGGTCTTGTGCAGTCATCAGCCTGTTTATTCTGTTACACTCGGGGGGCGAGATAAGGGATTGATTTCGTTGGAAGTTACTTAGGGCCAGAAGCCCCGCTTCCGACGAATCCGGCACAGTGCGCGACCACCGCCCGCGGGGCGGCCATGTTAGCGGCTCACCGGCGTTCCCGGCCATCGCCGATTGCCTGACACGCAGTCGCGCTGAACATGTCCCGTGCGGCGCTCCAGCCTGGCTGACAGCTGCCTCCGGCCCTGCAACACCCAAAACCAGAAAATTGAAGCGCTCCCGCGGCCTGCCGTGGTGTCGTAGCGCTGGAAACCCAAGCCGCCCTCCCCGCGCTTGCGCGAATGGGCGGCGAGCCGTGTCCAGAGGCGAAACTCCATGGCGTTCCGCGCGGTAGCCGCTTGCGAGGAACGCAACAATGAAGCGAATGCTGATCAACGCCACGCAGGCTGAAGAGCTGCGTGTTGCCATCGTGGATGGCCAGTCGTTGTATGACATCGACATCGAGCAGCCGTCCAAGGAACAGAAGAAGTCCAACATCTACAAGGGCCGGATCTTCCGCATCGAGCCCTCGCTGGAAGCGGCCTTCGTTGAATACGGTGGCGGCCGCCACGGCTTCCTGCCGCTGAAGGAAATCTCCCGCGATTACTTCCAGGCCGGTGTCGACCACAACAAGGCCGGCATCCGCGAGCTGCTGAGGGAAGGCCAGGAAATCGTCGTCCAGGTGGACAAGGAAGAACGTGGCAACAAGGGCGCTGCCCTGACCACGTTCATCTCCCTGGCCGGCCGCTACATGGTGCTGATGCCGAATTCGCCCAGCGCCGGCGGTGTCTCCCGTCGCATCGAGGGTGAAGACCGGGCCGCCCTGAAGGACGCCCTGGACAAGCTGAACATCCCCGACGAAATGGGCGTCATCATCCGTACCGCCGGCGTCGGCCGCGATGCGGAAGAGCTGCAGTGGGATCTGGATTACCTGCTGAATGTCTGGCGCGCCATCGCCGAAGCTGCCCTGAGCAAGCCGGCCCCGTTCCTGATCTACCAGGAATCGCGCCTGATCGTGCGCGCCCTGCGTGACTACCTGCGCGCCGACATCGGCGAGATCCTGGTGGACACCGAGGAGATGTACGAGCACGCCAAGGAGTTCATGCAGCAGGTGATGCCGCAGACCCTGCGCAAGCTCAAGCATTACAAGGACGACATCCCGCTGTTCAACCGCTTCCAGATCGAATCGCAGATCGAAGGCGCCTACGAGCGCAACGTGCGCCTGCCGTCGGGCGGCTCGATCGTGGTCGACCAGACCGAAGCGCTGACTGCCGTCGACGTCAACTCCTCGCGCGCCACCAAGGGCAGCGACATCGAGGACACCGCGTTCCAGACCAACCTGGAAGCGGCCGAAGAAGTGGCCCGCCAGCTGCGCCTGCGCGATCTCGGCGGCCTGGTGGTGATCGATTTCATCGACATGGCGTCCAACAAGCACCAGCGCGAAGTCGAGAACCGTCTGGCGAATGCGCTCAAGTACGACCGTGCACGCGTGCAGGTCGGCCGCATCTCGCGCTTCGGCCTGCTGGAAATGAGCCGCCAGCGTCTGCGACCGAGCCTGGGCGAATCCAGTCAGATCGTCTGCCCGCGTTGCGACGGCCATGGCCGCATGCGCAGCGTCGAGTCGCTGTCGCTGTCGATCATCCGCGTCGCTGAGGAGCATGCGATGAAGGAGAACACCGGGCAGGTGCTGGTACAGGCCCCGGTGGAGATCGCCAATTACCTGCTGAACGAAAAGCGCGGCGCGCTGGGCGAAATCGAGAAGCGCCACGAGGCGCCGATCGTGATCGTTGCCGACGAGCAGCTGCACACCCCGCATTACACCGTCACCCGTCTGCGCGACAACGAACTGGGCGAGGAAAGCGGCAAGCCGAGCTACCAGCGCGGTACCCCGCGCAAGCTGCCGGTACACGCGCTGACCAAGGGCCAGCTGAACATCCCGCCGCCGATGGTGACCCAGGTCAAGCACAACTCCCCCGCCCCGGTGCGGGACGAAGTGGAACCGACCGCAGCGCCGGCACCCGCGCCGGTGGCCGCAGTGGCTCCGGCTGCCGCCGCCAGCGGTGGCGTGGTTGGCTGGCTGAAGCGCATCTTTGGCGGCGAGCCCGCTCCCGCTCCTGCACCGGCACCGGCCGCGCGCCAGCAGCAGGATGGCGGCCGCCGTGACCGCAACAAGGATCGCAACAAGGACCGCAAGGACCGTCGCGAGGACAGCCGTGGCAACGGCGGCAATGGCAATGCGCAGCAGCAGAAGGACGGCGGCAACCGCAAGGACCGCGGTGAGCAGCGCAAGGATGGCCGCAACGGCGGCAACCAGGCCAATGGCAATGGCAATGGCCAGCAGCAGCCGCAGCAGCAGGGCAAGCCGAAGGACGCCCAGCAGCAGCCGCAGCAGAACAAGCCGCGTAACGAACAGGGCCAGGGTCAGGGCCAGGGCCAAAGCCAGCAGCAGCCGAAGCTGAAGCAGCCGAAGCAGCCGCGCCCGCAGGACGGTGACAAGCCGGCCGAGAAGCCGCAGCGTGCCGCTGCCGAAGCCCCGGCCGACGTCGTGACCGCAGCAGCTGCCGTGGCCACCACGACCGCGGTTGCGGCCACGGTCGCGGTGCAGGAAGAGAAGGCACTGGCACCGGCCGTTGCTACTGAAAACGTGGTCGACACTGTCGCGGCCGTGGATACCACCGCCGCCGCGACCGACGCCGAGGTCGTGGTTGCGACCGGCGCTACCGAAGAGGCTGCAGCCGATGCCGCAGGCGATCAGACCGGCGAAGGCGCAACGCGCCGCCGCCGTGGTCGTCGCGGTGGTCGCCGTCGTCGTCGTGGTGGTGCCGAGAACGCCGCCGGAGGCGACGTGCTGGGTGATGACCTGGACGACGGTGATGATGCCGAGGGCGATGACAACGACGGCGATTCCGTCGAGCACAGCGCCCAGGCTTCGGTGGACGCCCCGGTTGCCGCCGCGCAGCCGTCGCGTTCGCAGCCGGAATTCGATTTCGATGACGAAGTCGAGCCGGCCGCCGCTGATGCCGGCAAGCCGGCACGTGCACCGGTTGCGGTAGCCGCCGCAGTTGCTCCGGTCGCTGCCGTCAGCAGTGCCGTGGTCGAAGCAGCCGCTCCGGTGGCAGCCACGGTGCAGACCCCGGCTCCGCTGGAAGCCGTCGCCAAGGTCGAACCGACCCCGTCGCCGGTGCAGACCAGCATGCTGGATGCCATCGACGCGGCGACGCCCGTGCAGCCCGCGCCTGAAGCGGCTCCGGTGATCGAGGCGAAGCCGCCGGTGGTCGAGACCGCTGTCGCGATCGAAGCAGCCCCGGTCGCTGAACCGACCGCGGTGGTCGAAGCCGCTCCGGTGGCCGAGCCGAAGCCGGTGGTAGCCGACGTCGCGCCGGTGGTGGAAGCTGCTCCGGCAGTCGAACCGAAGGCCGCGGTTGAAGTCGCCCCGGTCGTCGAGCAGCCGGCAACGCCGGTGGCTGTCGAAGCCGCACCGGTGGAAACCGCTGCACCGGTCGCCGAGCCGGTCGTACCGGCGGCGGTCGACCCGATCGCCGATGGCCACGCCGACGCTGCCGCACAGGCCGCCGACGCGCAGGCTTCGGAAGAAGACGAAGACGCCGGCAAGCGCACGCCGCCTGCCGCCTGATCGATCGTTGATCGGCAACAACGAAACGGCGGGGATCGATGATCCCCGCCGTTTTTTTGTGCGTCTGGCGCCCACCGTCCCCTGCCATCAATAGGGCGCGCTCTGGTAGAGGCCAACCTTGGTTGGCACCGTGGGTTTCATGCACGCGGCAGCGCCTGTGCCAACCAAGGTTGGCATCTACCGAGGCGTGCGTCAGTTTGCCGGCGCGAACTGCAGCCGGGTCCACACCCCGTAGTGATCCGACGCCCAACGGCCGCCGTCATCCGGCTGGTCGAACAGGATCTTCGCTTCGCGCGCGACCATCTCGTCCTGTTGGAAGAAGATGTGGTCAATCCGCGACGGCGCCTGGTAGTAGTGACGGTTGAGCGTACTGACACCGGCCAGGTCGGTGTTGACGTGCACGCTGCCGTAGCTGTCGCCGTAGTGGCTGCGCAGCTCGCTCAGATCGCCGGCATCGACCAGTGCATTGAAGTCGCCGGCAATCACCACCGGCGCACCCGCAGCGCTGCCGGCAATGAAACGCAGCAGGTCCTCGACCTGGCTGCGGCGGATGCGCTGGCCGGCGTCGTCACTGCGCTCGTTGAGATGGGTGGCATAGACATTGACCGGCTTGCCGTCCACGTCGATGCGCAGATGGGCCACGGTGCGGTAGTCATCCAGCGGCAGCAGCAGGTGCTCGCCACGGGCCAGGATCGGGCGCCGGGTCAGCAGCGCATTGCCATACCGCTTGGGCGCTCCCACCGGATCGGTGGACACGAATACGTAGCGGTAACCGAGCTGGCTGGCCAGCCACTGCGCCTGGTTGCGCACGTTGCGCTTCTGGATCACTTCCTGCAGCGCGATGGCATCGGGCTGCAGGCGCTTGAGCTCAGCCACGATCGTGCGACGGCGGCTGGGCCAATCCTCGCGGTCATGGTGCAGGTTGAACGTCACCATGCTCATGCCAGGCTCGCTGACGGCCGCCGCGTTCGCCGCGGCGACCGGCTCAGCGGCTGCGGCCAGCCCCGGCAGGGCCAGCGCGATCGCCAGCCCCAGCACGCGGAGACGGCGGCCGATCCCGATCGGTTGACGCATGGTTACTGCCCTTTGCGTTCGGCGCGGCGCACTGCGCTCGGCACGTCGATCTCGACCCGTGCCGGCAACTGGTGCACATGCAGCTCGTTGTTGATCCATTCCACCGCCTCGCCGTTGACCGTCGCCTGGCCCGGCTCGCCGGCATACGGCCATGGCAGCACCACACCACCGGCCGGCGGTACCAGGCCGGGCTGCACGTCCAGCACCAGCTGCTTGTCGCTGCGCTGCAGGCGATAGTTGAGCTGCCCCTGC is part of the Stenotrophomonas lactitubi genome and encodes:
- a CDS encoding barstar family protein, producing MSHDDFGLGLHDINNAGVYAIDTSDISALSAAMRDADLKVIRIDLDGVSDKRTLLARLAAQLDFPAGFGGNWDALADNLRDLQWLPANGYALFLADVDALRAGAGAGKEFDTLLDILDEASRDWVGRDVPFWVFLSQSA
- a CDS encoding RluA family pseudouridine synthase — protein: MTAQDPTKPAGDKPSVRMITVPADRAGQRLDNFLLGQLKGAPRSLVYKLVRSGQVRVNGGRAKAERKLEAGDEVRIPPVRLTEEGDKAGPPEAFMRRLEQAIVFEDARLLALNKPTGVASHGGSGISFGAIETLRALRPGQTLELVHRLDRDTSGLLIVAKKRSALSELQALLREDHGSGIRKRYLTLLAGRMPDGVMTVDAPLHVGLRQGGERHVQVNAIGKESISHFRVLERKGGHSYCEVRIETGRTHQIRVHAQHLGHPVAGDDKYGDPAVNKRLREQIGLKRLFLHAASLEFALDDGKSPYVLSAPLADELVEALDRLK
- a CDS encoding NfuA family Fe-S biogenesis protein: MIQISDTAQTHFRKLIEREGVPGMGVRLSAVEPGTPRADARLEFAEPTDLLGDEWAVDCDGFTLYVDATSVGWLDGAEIDIVPGTAGTQQLTIKAPRIKGEAPGDAASLVERVHWVVENEVNPQLASHGGKVAVQEVSAEGVVLLRFGGGCQGCGMADVTLKQGIEKTLMGRVPGVTAVRDATDHDSGHAPYIPRGNAA
- a CDS encoding energy transducer TonB: MNVRLLSLSLLAATSLAGCGTSEPPAAPAAAPTEVAAVKTPPPQYPLELACTGVGGTSTFKVVIGTDGKPSEVTLLTGAGNPQLDDLAKTAVQGWQFKAATRNGEAVPATIQVPVSFNPPQPKPDQCFAIEESLRRGG
- a CDS encoding guanyl-specific ribonuclease translates to MRNPRLLITAIALLLLGLVVNHFLQRPPPPQFAPDLQSTPAASAPAVRSNGTDSGLPAFLPAEARQTIALIQRGGPFPHRQDGSTFGNREQQLPQRPRGYYREYTVDTPGAGNRGARRIVTGGNPPDAWYYTDDHYESFRSFTVPASGERP
- a CDS encoding superoxide dismutase, with product MAYTLPKLPYAYDALEPHIDAATMEIHHTKHHQTYINNVNAALEGTEYADLPVEELVKKLKSLPENLQGPVRNNGGGHANHSLFWTVMAPNAGGNPVGDVAKAIDKDLGGFDKFKDAFTKAALTRFGSGWAWLSVTPDKKVVVESSGNQDSPLMEGNTPILGLDVWEHAYYLKYQNRRPEYIGAFFNVIDWNEVERRYQEAIA
- a CDS encoding 4a-hydroxytetrahydrobiopterin dehydratase, translated to MADLIPLAQAHCVPRKGSDHKLGEARLAELLPQVPGWELAEAGQALVRTFRFKDYYATMAFVNALAWIAHGEDHHPDLGVHYDRAVVRYSTHDVGGLSENDFICAAKTSALTEQLK
- a CDS encoding endonuclease/exonuclease/phosphatase family protein, encoding MRPLPFARILPSCLALMLAVPALARPQAPPATGLATEVRQLTVAALELPSRDEGQWKQRREQVLQLLTDLQPDVISVQQVLQQQGRNPACWLASRLRYSCDFVTADPPSQPVRHGNAMLSRLPVSEDGVTLLHPPGTFSAAGMMRLRLGDNDVNVYIARLRPDPDEVNARQHQTSDLMTWIGATAEGMPSLIAGDFSASTVELVRSTPGFQPARRNPGAPTASGGGASGHGLDVLFQVKHFGGIRQQAILLPADGDLPGLRLGVMATLRLQDVPATTE
- the zupT gene encoding zinc transporter ZupT produces the protein MLQIPPENIWIALAVTLAAGLATAIGSLLVLFSRRPNPRLLAFGLAFAGGAMVYVSLSEILNKSIASFALAYGERTGFTYGTLAFLLGVVVIVLIDHFIPNPHDSLDKQDPAFRENSREYLKRVALLTSVAITAHNFPEGLATFFATLESPSVGMPLAFAIAIHNIPEGIAIAVPVYFATQNKFYAFAASLLSGLAEPVGAAIGYVLLSGSLSHATFGWVFGLIAGVMVFLALDELLPAAKRYAKGHETVYGLVAGMGTLAISLVLFKW